Proteins from a genomic interval of Sphingobacterium lactis:
- a CDS encoding AraC family transcriptional regulator codes for MKPLFRKVPVQYENSFLARHDVMPNFGNVWHYHEELELHYTIRGEGIRFIGDNISTFEPDEIILVGSMLSHAWRCNEEYYKNDPNYQIEAIVLQFLPDFLGKPLLGLPEMYMLPRLFERAKKGLLFKGSTKEKVADLMRKCVNEEGMGRVISLLSILQILAESDEYETIVNTQSAFHHSNESDSVRLNDVFNFTHANYKKDISLEEVANIAHLSVTSFCRYFKMMTKKTYYDFLIEIRISHACRQLVENLLPTEVICFDCGFNNVSNFYRHFKRVTGMTPMDYKKKYLNRAKA; via the coding sequence ATGAAACCATTATTTAGGAAGGTTCCTGTACAGTATGAGAATTCCTTTTTGGCACGACATGATGTAATGCCAAATTTTGGAAACGTGTGGCATTACCATGAAGAGTTGGAATTACATTATACCATTCGTGGTGAAGGAATCCGTTTTATTGGTGATAACATTAGTACGTTTGAACCGGATGAGATCATTCTGGTGGGAAGTATGCTTTCCCATGCTTGGCGTTGTAATGAAGAGTATTATAAAAATGATCCAAACTATCAAATTGAAGCGATCGTTCTTCAATTTCTCCCCGATTTCTTGGGAAAACCATTGTTGGGACTTCCAGAAATGTATATGTTACCTCGTTTATTTGAACGGGCAAAAAAAGGATTATTGTTCAAGGGATCAACGAAAGAGAAAGTTGCTGATTTAATGCGGAAATGTGTAAACGAAGAAGGAATGGGACGGGTAATCTCCTTACTTTCTATATTACAGATTCTTGCCGAAAGTGATGAGTACGAAACTATAGTTAACACACAAAGTGCTTTCCATCATTCGAATGAATCAGACAGCGTACGTTTAAACGATGTTTTCAACTTTACTCATGCAAATTATAAAAAGGATATTTCTCTGGAGGAGGTTGCCAATATTGCACACCTTAGTGTTACCTCGTTCTGTCGTTATTTTAAAATGATGACAAAGAAAACCTATTATGATTTTTTAATTGAAATACGGATCAGTCATGCCTGTAGGCAGCTTGTGGAAAACCTCCTTCCCACGGAGGTAATATGCTTCGATTGTGGATTCAATAACGTTTCCAATTTCTATCGGCACTTCAAACGCGTTACAGGGATGACGCCAATGGATTATAAAAAGAAATACTTGAATAGGGCAAAAGCTTAA
- a CDS encoding 5' nucleotidase, NT5C type produces MTTKKTIAIDMDGVLANNMQHYLDYHFNETGERISAADIQGLPEISFLPDPNAVRRHLQQPGFFRTLPINPDAQEVVRDLNERFHVFIVSAAMEFPWSLNEKYEWLAEHFPFLNWLQFVFCGDKSIIKADYLIDDHVKNLQTFEGEPLIFSCFHNINESGYERMADWKAVAQYFSGK; encoded by the coding sequence ATGACAACCAAAAAGACAATCGCTATCGATATGGACGGAGTGCTGGCCAATAATATGCAGCATTACCTAGACTACCATTTTAACGAAACCGGAGAGCGCATTTCCGCAGCGGATATTCAAGGCTTACCTGAAATCAGTTTTCTTCCGGACCCGAATGCCGTTCGCAGGCATCTCCAACAACCCGGTTTTTTCCGCACCCTGCCCATCAATCCCGATGCTCAAGAAGTAGTCAGGGATTTGAATGAAAGGTTTCATGTCTTCATCGTTTCTGCAGCCATGGAATTTCCATGGAGTCTGAACGAAAAATATGAATGGCTCGCCGAACACTTTCCCTTTCTCAACTGGCTGCAATTTGTTTTTTGTGGTGATAAAAGTATCATTAAGGCCGATTACCTGATTGATGACCACGTAAAGAACCTTCAGACTTTCGAAGGGGAACCGTTGATTTTCTCCTGTTTTCATAATATCAACGAGTCCGGATATGAGCGTATGGCCGATTGGAAGGCAGTAGCGCAGTACTTTTCAGGGAAATAG
- a CDS encoding Hsp20/alpha crystallin family protein, whose product MFRKEYQNVGQQFGSDACRNHFKRKFDRLQQRLFQDGNSARSIHPVNIAENEEFYQVQLFAAGKRKDQFQVRIQNQVLTISCTASELEPGMKYIYQEQPASAFERAFQLQDQVLVENVHASYEEGVLTVILQKDPAMAKPEYQVAVS is encoded by the coding sequence ATGTTTAGAAAAGAATATCAAAATGTAGGTCAACAATTCGGTAGCGACGCTTGTCGGAATCATTTTAAGCGAAAATTCGATCGCTTACAACAGCGGTTGTTTCAGGACGGCAATAGTGCAAGGAGTATTCATCCCGTAAATATTGCCGAGAATGAGGAATTTTACCAGGTGCAATTGTTTGCTGCTGGGAAAAGGAAGGATCAATTTCAGGTGCGCATCCAAAACCAGGTGTTGACCATTTCCTGTACTGCTTCGGAATTGGAACCGGGTATGAAATATATCTATCAGGAACAACCAGCATCGGCTTTTGAGCGGGCATTTCAATTACAGGATCAGGTCCTTGTGGAAAATGTCCATGCAAGTTACGAAGAAGGTGTCCTGACTGTCATCCTGCAGAAAGATCCGGCCATGGCAAAACCTGAATATCAGGTTGCCGTCTCGTAA
- a CDS encoding RNA polymerase sigma factor — protein MDSAEQEAMGSTSSKSFSEIVKTYGGQLLRFVKSRVSKTSDAEDILQEVWYQFSRVTNIDDLGNAGAWLYSVTRNKITDSYRKKKTESLDDLYPDADDESFAIAHLLAADETENPELKMFKDIFWDELMKALEELPEKQRKVFMLNELEEMTLQEIADQEGENLKTIISRKGYAVKHLRLRLRSLYDELKQ, from the coding sequence ATGGACAGCGCAGAGCAAGAAGCAATGGGATCAACCTCCTCCAAATCATTTTCAGAAATCGTCAAGACCTATGGCGGTCAATTGCTGCGTTTTGTAAAATCACGTGTTTCTAAAACCTCGGATGCGGAAGATATCCTGCAAGAGGTATGGTATCAATTCTCCAGGGTAACCAACATTGATGACCTCGGAAATGCGGGTGCTTGGCTCTACTCCGTTACGCGCAATAAGATTACCGACAGTTACCGTAAAAAGAAAACCGAATCCCTGGACGACCTGTATCCCGATGCGGACGATGAGTCCTTCGCCATTGCGCATCTTCTGGCAGCTGATGAAACCGAAAACCCTGAATTGAAGATGTTCAAGGATATATTTTGGGACGAACTGATGAAGGCATTGGAGGAACTTCCAGAGAAACAACGAAAAGTATTTATGTTGAATGAACTGGAGGAAATGACGCTACAGGAAATAGCGGACCAGGAAGGCGAAAACCTAAAGACTATCATTAGCCGAAAGGGATATGCAGTCAAGCATCTCCGTTTGCGGTTAAGGAGTTTATATGATGAATTAAAACAGTAA
- the katG gene encoding catalase/peroxidase HPI encodes MDNGSNDISKCPFHNGNGNGTGKQKMTVAGGGTTNTDWWPKKLKVSLLRQHATKSNPMDADFNYAEAFNSLDLEAVKADLHALMTDSQDWWPADFGHYGGLFIRMAWHSAGTYRVGDGRGGAGTGQQRFAPLNSWPDNVSLDKARRLLWPIKQKYGRKISWADLLILTGNIALESMGFKTFGFAGGREDAFEPEEDVYWGSETTWLGGDIRYAHGGSEGVEEKNHGVLSGDDKPDGDYHSRNLENPLAAVQMGLIYVNPEGPDGNPDPLLAAKDIRDTFGRMAMDDEETVALIAGGHTFGKTHGAGPSDSVGKEPEAAGLEEQGLGWKSTYKSGVGADAITSGLEVIWTTTPTKWSNNFFENLFNYEWELTKSPAGAYQWVAKDADDVIPDPFDPNKKRKPTMLTTDLSLRFDPIYGPISRKFYENPDAFADAFARAWFKLTHRDMGPRTLYLGPDAPEEVLIWQDPIPELDHDVVDESDIESLKNQILSSGLSVAELVSTAWASASTFRGSDKRGGANGARVRLAPQKDWEVNRPAQLQKVLSVLEQIQNDFNGSQVGNKKVSLADLIVLAGNAAVEKAAQDAGVSVKVPFTAGRMDASQEMTDVESVAFLEPIADGFRNYKKRQYSSSTEELLIDKAQLLNLSAPELTVLLAGMRVLDTNYDGSKNGVFTTRPGQLTNDFLVNLLDMNTSWKAASEDKELYIGSDRKTGQPKWAGTRADLVFGSNAELRVIAEVYASSDAQEKFVKDFVKVWAKIMDADRFDVKR; translated from the coding sequence ATGGATAACGGATCAAATGACATCAGTAAATGCCCATTCCACAACGGGAATGGCAACGGAACTGGCAAGCAGAAAATGACGGTTGCCGGCGGCGGAACAACGAACACCGATTGGTGGCCAAAGAAGCTTAAAGTAAGTCTATTGCGCCAGCATGCTACAAAATCCAACCCGATGGATGCGGATTTCAATTATGCTGAAGCATTCAACTCCTTGGATTTGGAAGCTGTTAAGGCAGATTTACATGCCTTAATGACGGATTCTCAAGATTGGTGGCCCGCAGATTTCGGCCATTATGGAGGTCTATTCATCCGCATGGCTTGGCACTCTGCAGGAACATACCGTGTCGGTGACGGTCGCGGTGGTGCCGGAACGGGGCAGCAGCGCTTTGCCCCATTGAACAGTTGGCCAGACAACGTAAGTTTGGATAAAGCACGTCGCTTATTGTGGCCTATCAAACAGAAATACGGACGTAAGATTTCCTGGGCGGATCTACTGATCCTGACCGGAAATATTGCATTGGAATCCATGGGCTTCAAGACCTTTGGTTTTGCAGGTGGACGTGAAGATGCCTTCGAACCTGAGGAAGATGTATATTGGGGTTCGGAAACGACCTGGTTGGGTGGCGATATCCGTTATGCCCACGGTGGTTCTGAAGGTGTGGAAGAGAAAAATCACGGTGTACTTTCCGGTGATGATAAACCCGATGGCGATTACCATTCCAGAAACCTGGAAAATCCATTGGCTGCCGTTCAGATGGGCTTGATCTACGTGAATCCGGAAGGACCTGATGGCAATCCAGATCCGTTATTGGCTGCTAAAGATATCCGCGACACCTTTGGCCGCATGGCCATGGACGATGAGGAAACCGTAGCGCTGATTGCTGGTGGCCATACTTTTGGTAAAACGCATGGTGCCGGGCCATCAGACAGTGTTGGAAAGGAACCAGAAGCAGCAGGTTTGGAAGAGCAAGGTTTGGGCTGGAAAAGTACATATAAGTCAGGTGTTGGTGCCGATGCCATCACGTCAGGATTGGAAGTAATCTGGACCACAACGCCGACAAAATGGAGCAATAACTTCTTTGAAAACTTGTTCAACTACGAATGGGAATTGACAAAGAGCCCCGCTGGAGCCTATCAATGGGTAGCCAAAGATGCCGATGATGTGATCCCTGATCCATTTGATCCCAATAAAAAACGGAAGCCAACCATGTTGACTACGGATCTCTCGTTACGTTTTGATCCGATCTATGGACCGATTTCCCGTAAGTTCTACGAAAATCCCGATGCTTTTGCCGATGCCTTTGCTAGAGCGTGGTTTAAACTAACCCACCGCGATATGGGGCCTCGTACGCTATACCTAGGTCCGGATGCTCCGGAAGAAGTTTTAATCTGGCAGGATCCGATTCCTGAATTGGACCATGATGTCGTTGACGAATCAGATATTGAAAGCCTGAAGAATCAAATTTTGTCCTCCGGTCTTTCGGTTGCTGAATTGGTTTCGACAGCTTGGGCATCCGCATCCACGTTCCGTGGTTCCGACAAGCGTGGTGGTGCCAATGGCGCACGCGTTCGTTTGGCTCCTCAAAAGGATTGGGAAGTCAACAGACCGGCGCAATTGCAAAAAGTACTATCCGTATTGGAACAGATCCAAAATGATTTCAATGGAAGTCAAGTGGGCAACAAAAAGGTTTCCCTTGCCGACCTGATCGTTCTGGCAGGTAATGCAGCCGTAGAAAAAGCGGCGCAGGATGCTGGCGTTTCGGTAAAAGTACCTTTTACGGCAGGTCGTATGGATGCTTCTCAAGAAATGACTGATGTTGAGTCCGTAGCATTCCTGGAACCGATTGCAGATGGTTTCCGAAACTATAAAAAGAGACAGTACTCCTCTTCTACCGAAGAACTCTTGATCGACAAAGCTCAATTGTTGAATCTTTCTGCACCGGAATTGACAGTTCTCCTTGCCGGTATGCGCGTTCTGGACACGAACTACGACGGTTCCAAGAACGGTGTGTTCACAACCCGTCCTGGTCAGCTGACCAATGATTTCTTGGTCAACCTATTGGACATGAACACGTCTTGGAAGGCTGCTTCCGAAGACAAGGAATTGTATATCGGTTCAGACCGCAAAACCGGACAACCGAAGTGGGCAGGTACTCGTGCAGATTTGGTATTCGGTTCGAATGCAGAACTTCGCGTAATTGCAGAGGTATATGCCTCTAGCGATGCACAGGAAAAATTCGTGAAGGATTTTGTGAAGGTCTGGGCAAAAATTATGGATGCCGATCGCTTTGATGTGAAACGATAA
- a CDS encoding quinone oxidoreductase family protein, with protein sequence MKAAVVIQQGELPTYVENLEKPENDLSNGTLVKMQAVSIKNLDKMQASGKHYSAGHGEWKPKVVGSDGVGTLENGDLVYGFGLNGTMAEFAFLKKDALVPVPKGLDVIRAAAIPNAAMGAVMALKIRAQIKPGDTVLINGATGVTGKIAVQMAKYYGAGTIIATGRNLTSLKTVEQLGADIIIPLTEDKNDFEERLAEVFTSHQIDIVIDYLWGNSAESILKFMTGKGTYTYPKVFVNVGAMSGDDITLPSALLRSTDLKIMGSGLGSWNHQEQQLFFTTLLPEVYALAVAGKIKIETLEMDLKDINTAWQLKPELGERIVIRL encoded by the coding sequence ATGAAAGCAGCAGTTGTAATACAGCAGGGTGAATTACCAACCTATGTAGAAAATTTGGAAAAACCTGAAAACGACCTATCAAACGGCACATTGGTCAAGATGCAAGCGGTGTCAATTAAAAATTTGGATAAGATGCAAGCCAGCGGCAAGCATTATTCGGCAGGTCACGGTGAGTGGAAGCCTAAGGTTGTCGGATCGGATGGTGTCGGTACATTGGAAAATGGGGATTTGGTTTATGGTTTTGGTTTGAATGGAACCATGGCCGAATTTGCGTTCCTAAAGAAAGATGCGCTGGTTCCTGTTCCGAAGGGACTTGATGTCATTCGCGCTGCAGCAATTCCAAACGCTGCCATGGGTGCAGTCATGGCCTTGAAAATCCGAGCGCAGATCAAACCTGGCGATACGGTATTGATCAATGGTGCTACTGGGGTTACGGGAAAGATAGCCGTACAGATGGCCAAGTATTATGGCGCGGGAACCATCATTGCTACCGGTCGGAATTTGACCTCTTTAAAAACGGTTGAACAGCTAGGTGCTGATATCATTATTCCATTGACAGAAGATAAGAACGATTTCGAAGAACGCCTGGCTGAAGTATTTACTTCCCACCAGATCGACATCGTAATTGACTACCTATGGGGGAACTCTGCCGAATCCATCTTAAAGTTCATGACTGGAAAAGGAACATACACATATCCCAAGGTTTTTGTCAATGTCGGTGCCATGTCTGGTGACGACATCACCCTCCCATCCGCTCTTCTGCGCAGTACAGATCTGAAAATCATGGGGTCGGGATTGGGAAGCTGGAACCATCAGGAACAGCAATTGTTCTTTACCACACTCCTACCTGAGGTCTATGCCTTGGCAGTTGCTGGAAAGATCAAAATAGAAACCCTGGAAATGGACCTGAAAGACATTAATACAGCTTGGCAATTGAAACCGGAGCTTGGCGAACGGATTGTCATTCGCTTATAA
- a CDS encoding HD domain-containing protein, whose translation MHLQKVTQLKAILDVLQLAEKLKFELRHSWLSNGRQESVAEHTWRMSLMAVLLEPLLEHPVDMVKLLKMIIIHDLVEAEAGDVSVLDQIRNPEIKKIKIENEKRAILKIRDMLSTSIGQEVYDLFYEFEEKQTYEAKVANAIDKLEVQLQHNHAELITWEDIEYELSFVIAKHVEFDETITLLKDLIEKQAADKMEQAGRNVDEIRKRSETLFK comes from the coding sequence ATGCACCTTCAAAAAGTTACCCAATTGAAAGCCATTCTTGACGTTCTGCAACTGGCCGAAAAATTGAAATTTGAACTTCGACACAGTTGGCTTTCCAATGGAAGACAAGAAAGTGTAGCTGAGCATACCTGGCGCATGTCGCTTATGGCCGTGCTGTTGGAGCCACTTTTGGAACACCCTGTCGATATGGTTAAATTGTTGAAAATGATAATTATCCATGATCTGGTTGAAGCAGAAGCGGGTGACGTATCTGTCCTGGATCAAATCCGAAATCCAGAAATAAAGAAGATAAAGATTGAAAACGAAAAAAGGGCAATCTTGAAAATTCGTGATATGCTTTCTACTTCTATTGGGCAGGAAGTTTATGATCTATTCTACGAATTTGAAGAGAAGCAGACGTATGAGGCTAAAGTAGCCAATGCCATCGATAAGCTTGAAGTGCAATTGCAGCATAACCATGCTGAACTAATAACTTGGGAAGATATTGAATATGAACTCTCTTTTGTAATTGCCAAGCATGTTGAATTCGATGAAACCATTACGTTATTGAAAGATTTGATTGAAAAACAAGCCGCTGATAAAATGGAGCAAGCCGGTAGGAATGTCGACGAGATTCGGAAGCGGTCGGAAACATTGTTCAAATAG